Proteins from a genomic interval of Gossypium hirsutum isolate 1008001.06 chromosome A09, Gossypium_hirsutum_v2.1, whole genome shotgun sequence:
- the LOC107886731 gene encoding 4-coumarate--CoA ligase-like 7 isoform X1 gives MAISSFNPKTETYTSPRPPIKLPTSPDLSLTSFIFQSTSSIPHHTALIDATSNETLTFLQLKAHVSSLAYALRHQFHVAKHDVVLIFAPNSIRFPISFLAIVSLGAIATTANPSFTFTEISKQVKDSNPKLIITIPQLYSKVSQFNVPLVFLQSSSSPNLSSAIPKFSFYSDIIKNYADHFLNSNNDVQQNDVAALMYSSGTTGTSKGVMLTHKNFIASTLNFTADQDRYMEGRSVCLCFLPMFHGFGSVLTLAQLRRGNVLVSMAEFGLDKVLGAIEKYKVTHMFVVPPVMVSLAKQWQMMNNKSDLSSLKQIICSAAPLSRDLIETCANILPHVQIFQGYGMTEACGKISMENPKEGLGFSGSTGSLMPLIQAKIVSLSTMNSLPPNQIGEIWIPGPTITPGYFNNPEATKVGINEQGWLRTGDLGYFDEQGQLFVVDRIKELIKCYGFQVINYSYIILIVCY, from the exons atggcaatttcttcattcaatcctaAAACCGAAACCTACACTTCCCCAAGGCCCCCTATCAAGCTCCCAACAAGCCCTGACCTCTCACTCACCTCCTTTATTTTCCAATCCACTTCCTCCATCCCTCATCACACCGCTCTCATCGATGCTACTTCTAACGAAACCCTAACCTTTCTTCAACTCAAAGCTCATGTTTCGTCTCTTGCTTATGCATTACGCCACCAATTTCACGTTGCTAAACATGATGTCGTACTTATCTTTGCCCCCAACTCAATACGTTTCCCCATTTCTTTCCTTGCGATCGTCTCTCTTGGTGCCATTGCCACCACTGCCAACCCTTCTTTCACTTTCACCGAGATATCCAAACAAGTCAAAGATTCCAATCCCAAGCTTATCATCACAATCCCTCAGCTTTATAGCAAAGTTAGCCAGTTCAATGTTCCATTGGTTTTCTTACAATCATCAAGCTCCCCCAACTTATCATCAGCTATTCCAAAATTCTCTTTTTACTCTGATATTATAAAAAACTACGCTGACCAttttttgaattcgaataacGATGTACAGCAGAACGATGTGGCGGCATTGATGTACTCATCTGGAACAACCGGAACCAGTAAAGGGGTGATGCTGACACATAAAAATTTCATCGCTTCGACCTTAAATTTCACTGCCGATCAAGACAGGTACATGGAAGGAAGGAGTGTATGTTTGTGTTTCTTGCCAATGTTTCATGGGTTTGGTTCGGTCTTAACGTTGGCACAATTGAGAAGAGGAAATGTATTGGTTTCGATGGCCGAGTTTGGGCTGGACAAAGTGTTGGGTGCCATCGAGAAGTACAAGGTCACGCATATGTTCGTTGTGCCTCCGGTTATGGTTTCTTTGGCAAAGCAATGGCAGATGATGAACAATAAGTCTGATTTATCATCGTTGAAGCAAATTATATGTAGTGCAGCCCCACTGAGCAGAGATTTGATCGAGACATGTGCCAACATTTTGCCCCATGTTCAAATTTTTCAG GGATATGGTATGACAGAAGCTTGCGGGAAAATTTCAATGGAAAATCCGAAGGAAGGCCTTGGTTTCTCAGGATCAACCGGAAGTCTAATGCCTCTAATTCAAGCCAAAATTGTTAGTTTAAGCACAATGAACTCCCTTCCTCCAAATCAGATTGGAGAAATATGGATTCCAGGACCCACAATTACACCAG gttattttaacAATCCAGAAGCTACAAAGGTAGGTATAAATGAGCAAGGATGGCTACGTACTGGTGATCTAGGTTATTTCGATGAACAAGGACAATTATTTGTTGTAGATCGAATAAAGGAGCTTATTAAATGTTATGGTTTTCAGGTAATAAATTATTCAtacattattttaatagtttgttattaa
- the LOC107886731 gene encoding 4-coumarate--CoA ligase-like 7 isoform X2: MAISSFNPKTETYTSPRPPIKLPTSPDLSLTSFIFQSTSSIPHHTALIDATSNETLTFLQLKAHVSSLAYALRHQFHVAKHDVVLIFAPNSIRFPISFLAIVSLGAIATTANPSFTFTEISKQVKDSNPKLIITIPQLYSKVSQFNVPLVFLQSSSSPNLSSAIPKFSFYSDIIKNYADHFLNSNNDVQQNDVAALMYSSGTTGTSKGVMLTHKNFIASTLNFTADQDRYMEGRSVCLCFLPMFHGFGSVLTLAQLRRGNVLVSMAEFGLDKVLGAIEKYKVTHMFVVPPVMVSLAKQWQMMNNKSDLSSLKQIICSAAPLSRDLIETCANILPHVQIFQGYGMTEACGKISMENPKEGLGFSGSTGSLMPLIQAKIVSLSTMNSLPPNQIGEIWIPGPTITPGYFNNPEATKVGINEQGWLRTGDLGYFDEQGQLFVVDRIKELIKCYGFQFVIKMCI; this comes from the exons atggcaatttcttcattcaatcctaAAACCGAAACCTACACTTCCCCAAGGCCCCCTATCAAGCTCCCAACAAGCCCTGACCTCTCACTCACCTCCTTTATTTTCCAATCCACTTCCTCCATCCCTCATCACACCGCTCTCATCGATGCTACTTCTAACGAAACCCTAACCTTTCTTCAACTCAAAGCTCATGTTTCGTCTCTTGCTTATGCATTACGCCACCAATTTCACGTTGCTAAACATGATGTCGTACTTATCTTTGCCCCCAACTCAATACGTTTCCCCATTTCTTTCCTTGCGATCGTCTCTCTTGGTGCCATTGCCACCACTGCCAACCCTTCTTTCACTTTCACCGAGATATCCAAACAAGTCAAAGATTCCAATCCCAAGCTTATCATCACAATCCCTCAGCTTTATAGCAAAGTTAGCCAGTTCAATGTTCCATTGGTTTTCTTACAATCATCAAGCTCCCCCAACTTATCATCAGCTATTCCAAAATTCTCTTTTTACTCTGATATTATAAAAAACTACGCTGACCAttttttgaattcgaataacGATGTACAGCAGAACGATGTGGCGGCATTGATGTACTCATCTGGAACAACCGGAACCAGTAAAGGGGTGATGCTGACACATAAAAATTTCATCGCTTCGACCTTAAATTTCACTGCCGATCAAGACAGGTACATGGAAGGAAGGAGTGTATGTTTGTGTTTCTTGCCAATGTTTCATGGGTTTGGTTCGGTCTTAACGTTGGCACAATTGAGAAGAGGAAATGTATTGGTTTCGATGGCCGAGTTTGGGCTGGACAAAGTGTTGGGTGCCATCGAGAAGTACAAGGTCACGCATATGTTCGTTGTGCCTCCGGTTATGGTTTCTTTGGCAAAGCAATGGCAGATGATGAACAATAAGTCTGATTTATCATCGTTGAAGCAAATTATATGTAGTGCAGCCCCACTGAGCAGAGATTTGATCGAGACATGTGCCAACATTTTGCCCCATGTTCAAATTTTTCAG GGATATGGTATGACAGAAGCTTGCGGGAAAATTTCAATGGAAAATCCGAAGGAAGGCCTTGGTTTCTCAGGATCAACCGGAAGTCTAATGCCTCTAATTCAAGCCAAAATTGTTAGTTTAAGCACAATGAACTCCCTTCCTCCAAATCAGATTGGAGAAATATGGATTCCAGGACCCACAATTACACCAG gttattttaacAATCCAGAAGCTACAAAGGTAGGTATAAATGAGCAAGGATGGCTACGTACTGGTGATCTAGGTTATTTCGATGAACAAGGACAATTATTTGTTGTAGATCGAATAAAGGAGCTTATTAAATGTTATGGTTTTCAG tttgttattaaaatgtgtatttga